The Halorussus gelatinilyticus genome contains the following window.
TCCAGAATCTCGACCATGCGTTGCTGGTGGGCCTTCTGCTCGGACCAGTCCTTGCCGATGGCCGACCAGACGAACTCCTCGTACTCCTCGGTGCTCATCTCGGCGTTCTGGGCGTCGGCGGGCGCGGGGTACTGGGTCAGTACCCACGTCGTGTCGAGAATCTCCTCGCGGACGGGCAGTTGGGCCTTCCGGAAGGCCGACATGGTGTCGCTGTCCACCGCGCTCATCTCGGCGACGTTGTCGTGGGCGCGGACGTGAATCCACACGTCGGCGGCCTCCGCCAGCGCGAGTTCGTGGTCGGGCGTGTCGAGGTCCTCGGGCGCGACGGCTTCGAGGAACGCCGCGCGCGTCCGGTCCTTGCGGAACGAGACGTGGAACGGGAACGCACCGCGTTCGCCGATGGTCTCACAGAGCGCGAGCGTCAGGTCCTCGGCCGCGGAAGAGGCGCTGACGACGACGTTGTCACCGGCCTCGATTTCGGTGGAGTGATCGACGACTGTCTCGGCGTGATCTCTGACTCGGGGGTCCATACCGAGAGATGACGGGGAAAGGCGCAAACCGCTTTCGGTCCGGAACAGCGAGGCGGTCGCCGCCGTCCTGCCGCCCCGACGCGGCGGAGGCCGAATCGCCGCCACCGAGGGGTATTTGACTCGCCGCGAGCAAGACGCTCCCATGATAGACCTGCGGAGCGACACCGTGACGAAACCCGACGAGGAGATGCGCGAGGCGGCCCGCGACGCCGACGTGGGCGACGACGTGTACGGCGAGGACCCGACCGTTAACCGGTTAGAGGCCGAGGCCGCCGACCTCGTGGGCATGGAGGACGCCCTCTACGTCCCGACCGGGACGATGGGCAACCAAGTCGCGGTCCGGACCCACACCGAGCGCGGCCAGGAGGTGCTGACCGAGCGAGAGAGCCACGTCGTCAAGTGGGAACTCGGCGGGATGGCCCAGCTCTCGACCCTACAGGTCCGGACCCTCGACGGCGGCGAGCGCGGGGTGCCGACCCCCGAGCAGGTCCGCGAGGAGTACGTCGAGGAGGACCTCCACCGGCCCGGAACCGGTCTGCTGACGCTCGAAAACACCCACAACAGCAAGGGCGGCGTCGCCATCGCGCCGGAGAAGATAGACGCCGCGGCCGAGGCCGCCCACGACCGCGGGGTTCCGGTCCACTTAGACGGCGCGCGAGTGATGAACGCCGCAGTTGCCCACGACGTACCCCCGGAACGGATGACCGAGAGCGTCGATTCGGTGATGTTCTGCCTCTCGAAAGGACTCGGCGCGCCGGTCGGGTCGATACTGGCCGGGAGCGAGGAGTTCGTCGCCCGCGCCCGACGCAACCGCAAACTGTTCGGCGGCGGGATGCGGCAGGCCGGAGTAATCGCAGGACCGGGCCGACTCGCACTCGAAAACGTCGAGCGACTCGCCGAGGACCACGAGAACGCCCGCACGCTGGCCGAGCAGTTGGCGAGTGTCGAGGGCCTGACCGTGCAGGACCCCGAGAC
Protein-coding sequences here:
- a CDS encoding threonine aldolase family protein, which translates into the protein MIDLRSDTVTKPDEEMREAARDADVGDDVYGEDPTVNRLEAEAADLVGMEDALYVPTGTMGNQVAVRTHTERGQEVLTERESHVVKWELGGMAQLSTLQVRTLDGGERGVPTPEQVREEYVEEDLHRPGTGLLTLENTHNSKGGVAIAPEKIDAAAEAAHDRGVPVHLDGARVMNAAVAHDVPPERMTESVDSVMFCLSKGLGAPVGSILAGSEEFVARARRNRKLFGGGMRQAGVIAGPGRLALENVERLAEDHENARTLAEQLASVEGLTVQDPETNIVLVDTEGTGHEADAFLDSCEEMDVLGTQFDTHVARFCTHWDADRDDVETAAERVGQAVENLD